The Ahaetulla prasina isolate Xishuangbanna chromosome 3, ASM2864084v1, whole genome shotgun sequence genome window below encodes:
- the APOBEC2 gene encoding C->U-editing enzyme APOBEC-2, translating to MAEKQEQPPVAQNGEKAENAENAEESAEGEKPKELEELPPFEIVTGERLPASFFNFQFKNVEYSSGRNKTFLCYIIEIQGKESKMLRGYLEDEHAAAHAEDAFFNTILPKCESGLRYNVTWYSSCSPCVGCADRIAKALQKNKNLHLSIAVGRLFMWEEPDIQAALKKMKTAGCKLRIMKPQDFEYLWQNFVEQEEGEAKAFIPWEDIQENFQFYDEKLAELLH from the exons ATGGCTGAGAAGCAAGAACAACCTCCAGTAGCCCAGAATGGTGAAAAGGCTGAAAATGCAGAAAATGCAGAGGAATCCGCAGAGGGGGAAAAGCCAAAGGAACTGGAGGAATTGCCACCCTTTGAAATTGTCACAGG GGAACGGCTTCCAGCCAGCTTTTTCAATTTCCAGTTCAAGAATGTCGAATACAGTTCAGGAAGAAACAAGACCTTTCTATGCTACATCATAGAGATTCAGGGCAAGGAGTCCAAAATGTTACGGGGCTACCTGGAGGATGAACATGCAGCAGCCCATGCAGAAGATGCCTTCTTCAATACCATCTTGCCCAAGTGCGAGTCTGGCTTGCGCTACAATGTCACCTGGTACTCCAGTTGTAGCCCCTGTGTAGGCTGTGCTGATCGGATAGCTAAAGCACTTCAGAAGAATAAAAACCTACATCTCTCCATTGCAGTAGGTCGTCTATTCATGTGGGAGGAACCTGACATACAAGCTGCCTTGAAGAAAATGAAAACagctggttgtaaattgaggatcatGAAACCTCAAGATTTTGAGTATCTCTGGCAAAACTTTGTAGagcaggaggagggagaagcAAAGGCATTTATACCCTGGGAAGACATTCAAGAGAACTTCCAATTTTATGATGAAAAGCTTGCTGAACTTTTGCACTGA